The Ketobacter alkanivorans genome includes the window GGATAAATACAACAAAGAGTGGAAGGTAGCCGAAAGCTATCAGAGCGAAGGCGACTTGGAGGGGGAGCTAATTCAGGATCTGGTCAATCAAGGCTACGAGTATCTGCCTGCGCTGAATAACCCGGAAGCCATGCTGGCCAATGTGCGAGTGCAACTGCAAGCACTGAATAGCGTGGAGTTCTTGGAGGGTGAATGGAAGCGGTTTGTCGAAACTTATCTGGATAAGCCTAGCGACAGCATTGTCGATAAAACCCGCAAGATTCACGATGACTACATTCATGATTTTGTGTTTGACGATGGCCGCATCAAAAACATCTACTTGTTGGATAAAAACAACATCACCCGTAACAAAGTGCAGGTGATAAAGCAGTTTGAACAAGCTGGCAGCCATGCCAACCGCTACGATGTGACTATTCTGGTGAATGGCTTGCCGTTGGTGCACGTAGAGCTGAAAAAACGCGGTGTCGCCATTCGTGAAGCCTTTAATCAGGTGCACCGCTACAGTAAAGAGAGCTTTAACAGCCAGGGCTCGCTGTATAAGTACTTGCAGTTGTTTGTGATCTCTAATGGCACTGATAGCCGCTATTTTGCCAATACCACTGCGCGCAATAAAAACAGCTTCGACTTCACCATGAACTGGGCGAAGGCCGATAACAGCCTGATTAAAGATCTAAAAGACTTTACTGCCACCTTTTTCCAGAAAAATACCCTGCTCAATGTGTTGCTGCATTACTCCGTACTTGACGTAAGCGACACGCTGCTGGTGATGCGCCCCTATCAAATTGCCGCCACCGAGCGCACCTTATGGAAGGTAAAAAGCTCGTATGAAGCCAAAAATTGGAGTAAACCCGAAAGTGGCGGTTATATTTGGCATACCACCGGCTCGGGTAAAACCTTAACCAGTTTTAAAGCAGCGCGACTGGCCACCGAACTGGAGTTTATCGACAAGGTGTTCTTTGTGGTGGACAGGAAAGATCTCGACTACCAGACCATGAAGGAATACCAGCGCTTTTCTCCCGATAGCGTGAACGGATCGGACAGCACCGCAGGGTTAAAACGTAATATAGATAAAGAAGATAACAAAATCATCGTCACTACGATTCAGAAGCTCAATAACTTGATGAAGAGCGAGGGCGACCTGACCATCTACAACAGGCAAGTGGTGTTTATCTTTGATGAATGCCACCGCAGCCAGTTTGGTGAAGCGCAGAAGAACCTGAAGAAGAAGTTCAAAAAATTCTATCAGTTCGGTTTTACCGGAACACCGATTTTCCCGCAGAACGCCTTGGGTGCAGAAACTACGGCCAGTGTGTTTGGCCGGGAGCTTCACTCCTATGTGATCACCGATGCCATTCGGGATGAAAAGGTGCTCAAGTTCAAGGTGGACTACAACGATGTCCGCCCCAAGTTTAAGGAAATAGAAACCGAGCAAGATGAAAAAAAACTCAATGCAGCAGAAAACAAACAAGCCCTGCTGCATCCCGAACGTATTCGCGAGATATCCCAATACATTCTGAATAACTACCGCCACAAGACTCACCGTCTGCAAGGCTTTGGTAAAGGCAGTGGTAAGGGCTTTAACGCTATGTTTGCGGTGAGCAGTGTAGATGCCGCCAAGTACTACTATGAATCGTTGAAGCAATTGCAGACTGGCCGCGAGAAACCATTAAAAATCGCCACCATATTCTCTTTCGTCGCCAATGAAGAGCAGGATGCAGTGGGCGATATTTTGGATGAGAGCTTTGATGTCTCCGCCATGAATTCAAGCGCCAAAGAGTTTTTAAGTGCCGCTATTGCCGACTACAACGCCTTCTTTAAAACCAGTTTCAGTGTCGACAGTAACGGCTTCCAGAACTATTACCGTGATTTGGCCAAGCGGGTGAAATCCAAGGAAATTGACTTGCTGATTGTGGTGGGCATGTTCCTCACCGGCTTTGATGCACCGACGCTCAATACCTTGTTTGTAGATAAAAACCTGCGTTACCACGGTTTGATACAGGCCTATTCACGCACCAACCGCATTTACGATGCGACCAAAACCTTCGGCAATATCGTCACTTTCCGCGATCTTGAAAAGGCCACTGTGGATGCCGTTACGCTGTTTGGCGATAAAAACACCAAGAACGTGGTGCTGGAGAAGAGCTACAAGGAATACATGGAGGGCTTTACCGATGTAGTAACCGGTGAGGCGCGGCGGGGCTTCATGGATGTGGTAAGCGAGTTGGAGCAGCGCTTTCCTGATCCGGCTGCCATCGAGAAAGAGTCCGATAAAAAAGCCTTTGCCAAGCTATTTGGTGAATACTTGCGCGTTGAGAATGTGCTGCAAAACTACGACGAGTTTGCCAGCCTGAAAGCCCTTCAAAACCTGGATATGAGCGACCCAGAAGCGGTTGAGGCGTTTAAAGCCGAGCACTATCTGGATGATGCAAAACTGTCTGAATTGCAGACTATACGCCTGCCGGTCGAGCGTAAGATTCAGGACTATCGCTCTACCTACAACGATATCCGCGACTGGCAACGTAGACAGAAATCGGCAGAAGAGGAAGAAAAATCCACCATAGACTGGGACGACGTGGTGTTTGAGGTGGATCTGCTCAAATCCCAAGAGATCAATCTGGATTACATTTTAGAGTTGATCTTTGAGCACAACAAAAAGAACAAGAGCAAAGCCGATCTGGTTGACGAAGTGCGCCGCGTGATACGCGCCAGCCTGGGCAACCGCGCTAAGGAAAGCCTGGTGGTGGACTTTATCAATCAAACCGACCTCGACCAGATTGGCGATAAGGTCAGCGTGATCGAAGCCTTCTTTGCCTTTGCCCAGGCCGAGCAGCAGCGCGAAGCCGAGGAGCTGATTGGCGCAGAAAACTTAAATGCAGAGGCAGCCCGACGTTATATAACTACCTCGCTCAAGAGGGAGTATGCCAGCGACGCAGGAACAGAGCTGAATGCCATTCTGCCCAAAATGAGCCCTTTAAACCCACATTACCTCACCAAGAAGCAAAGCGTTTTCCAAAAAATAGCTGCGTTCGTGGAGAAGTTTAAAGGTGTGGGTGGGAAAATCTAGCCGTAGATTTATATCGCATAGAGTGCTTGAGATTTTGTATGCCGCAAGTTTCGGGTGGCCATCGCGCCGGGTTAACCGGATACTGTGCCTATGTCTTTACAGGTGAAAAGCACTGTGAATAGCCCAGCAATGAACCCAGCCGAAACCCATCGACATTATCAGCAAGTGGCTGCGGCCATTGCCTTCTGTGTGGAGCAACGAGTTGCCCAGCCTGGTCTGGCTGAGTTGTCCGAGCACTTGGGGCTGAGTGAGTTTCACCTGCAGCGCCTGTTTTCGGAGTGGGTGGGGGTGTCGCCCAAGCAGTTTTTGAAGTTCCTTACCAAGCAGGAGGCCAAACGTCGGTTGCAACAGCAGTCGGTGTTGGATGCGGCGTTGGATCTGGGTTTGAGCGGCAGTGGTCGTTTGCATGATCTGATGGTGACCTGTGAAGCGGTCACGCCGGGGCAGTTCAAGCAGCAGGGGGCCGGCTTGGAAATCCATTATGGTGTGGTGGCTTCGCCCTTTGGTGAGGCGTTGCTGGCG containing:
- a CDS encoding HsdR family type I site-specific deoxyribonuclease yields the protein MTNYKTIAESNNFIVLDKYNKEWKVAESYQSEGDLEGELIQDLVNQGYEYLPALNNPEAMLANVRVQLQALNSVEFLEGEWKRFVETYLDKPSDSIVDKTRKIHDDYIHDFVFDDGRIKNIYLLDKNNITRNKVQVIKQFEQAGSHANRYDVTILVNGLPLVHVELKKRGVAIREAFNQVHRYSKESFNSQGSLYKYLQLFVISNGTDSRYFANTTARNKNSFDFTMNWAKADNSLIKDLKDFTATFFQKNTLLNVLLHYSVLDVSDTLLVMRPYQIAATERTLWKVKSSYEAKNWSKPESGGYIWHTTGSGKTLTSFKAARLATELEFIDKVFFVVDRKDLDYQTMKEYQRFSPDSVNGSDSTAGLKRNIDKEDNKIIVTTIQKLNNLMKSEGDLTIYNRQVVFIFDECHRSQFGEAQKNLKKKFKKFYQFGFTGTPIFPQNALGAETTASVFGRELHSYVITDAIRDEKVLKFKVDYNDVRPKFKEIETEQDEKKLNAAENKQALLHPERIREISQYILNNYRHKTHRLQGFGKGSGKGFNAMFAVSSVDAAKYYYESLKQLQTGREKPLKIATIFSFVANEEQDAVGDILDESFDVSAMNSSAKEFLSAAIADYNAFFKTSFSVDSNGFQNYYRDLAKRVKSKEIDLLIVVGMFLTGFDAPTLNTLFVDKNLRYHGLIQAYSRTNRIYDATKTFGNIVTFRDLEKATVDAVTLFGDKNTKNVVLEKSYKEYMEGFTDVVTGEARRGFMDVVSELEQRFPDPAAIEKESDKKAFAKLFGEYLRVENVLQNYDEFASLKALQNLDMSDPEAVEAFKAEHYLDDAKLSELQTIRLPVERKIQDYRSTYNDIRDWQRRQKSAEEEEKSTIDWDDVVFEVDLLKSQEINLDYILELIFEHNKKNKSKADLVDEVRRVIRASLGNRAKESLVVDFINQTDLDQIGDKVSVIEAFFAFAQAEQQREAEELIGAENLNAEAARRYITTSLKREYASDAGTELNAILPKMSPLNPHYLTKKQSVFQKIAAFVEKFKGVGGKI